From the genome of Geothrix sp. 21YS21S-4, one region includes:
- a CDS encoding gamma-glutamylcyclotransferase, translating into MESDGLFVYGTLREGGSNHAWLRRTGPEGLTRAWVAGRLFHLPTGYPALVATAEPPMPPPAAGWVKGEFVGYEDEADLEAALADLDPLEGVEEGLFTREIRPVVLEGGHRYRAWVYVFHVERLPRLEREAVELADGDWAPYLSREP; encoded by the coding sequence ATGGAGAGTGACGGGCTGTTCGTGTACGGAACCCTGCGCGAGGGAGGCTCCAACCACGCGTGGCTGCGCCGCACCGGCCCCGAAGGGCTGACCCGCGCCTGGGTGGCGGGGCGGCTCTTCCACCTGCCGACGGGCTATCCAGCCCTGGTGGCCACCGCGGAACCCCCGATGCCTCCGCCCGCTGCCGGCTGGGTGAAGGGCGAGTTCGTGGGCTACGAGGACGAGGCCGACCTGGAAGCGGCCCTCGCGGATCTGGATCCCCTGGAAGGGGTCGAGGAGGGCCTCTTCACGCGGGAGATCCGTCCCGTGGTGCTCGAAGGCGGGCACCGCTACCGCGCCTGGGTCTACGTGTTCCATGTGGAACGTCTGCCCCGGTTGGAGCGGGAGGCCGTCGAGCTGGCGGATGGGGACTGGGCGCCCTACCTTTCCCGGGAACCGTAA
- the gyrA gene encoding DNA gyrase subunit A translates to MTNRIEPLEIEKEMRKSYLDYAMSVIVGRALPDVRDGLKPVHRRVLFAMKEAGNDWNRAYKKSARTVGDVMGKYHPHGDSAIYDTLVRMAQPFSMRHVLVDGQGNFGSIDGDSAAAMRYTEARLSRLANEMMGDIDQDTVDFGPNYDGSMEEPLVLPSRFPNLLVNGSQGIAVGMATSIPPHNLRECCRALIDLIDQPTIGLDGLMAHIKGPDFPGGGLMLGTEGVLDAYRTGRGRCVVRAKSHVEQIRRAGDREQLVFTELPYQVNKASLIEKIAELVREKKIDGISDLRDESDREGIRLVVELKKNEPSDIVLNQLYQQTQLQNSFPITMLAIVNGQPRICTLKEVLQEFVGFRREVVTRRTLFQLRKAEERHHVLMGLKIALDHLDAVIKLIRGAKTPEEAKAGLMAGDFATAAAIKKDPTLCLSAVQAQAILDMRLQRLTGLEREKILAELAELEKLIAKLQAILADESLLLKVIKEELQQVADQFGNDRCTEITGYSGEIRMEDVVPDDPMVVTMSKAGYIKRTDLTAYRRQRRGGRGKVGMKTKDEDFVEQLFMTKAHDTLMAFTDKGIVYALKVYDLPEAAASTRGKHIRNLISLKDGENVVTLMALRDFPEGENLVFTTADGTIKKTSLAAYANIRANGLIALNIEDGNSLVAVRRSTGQQQIVLATAQGKAIRFSEEDVRATGRATTGVRGMKLAKGDHIVDMEVADPLPDLPEGVEPDESTADHGMLLTVCEKGYGKRSLLQDYRLQGRGGTGVINIRAGVRNGQVVGFKLVKPGEGCLLISQEGMVIRFLIDEVRKTGRNAQGVGLLKLASAEDRVVGLAKIDASAMALDEEEDLNGEAVVHPGPDEGGEQPRLDL, encoded by the coding sequence ATGACCAATCGCATCGAGCCCCTGGAAATCGAAAAGGAAATGCGGAAGTCCTATCTGGACTACGCCATGAGCGTCATCGTGGGCCGGGCCCTGCCCGACGTCCGCGACGGCCTCAAGCCCGTGCACCGGCGCGTGCTGTTCGCCATGAAGGAGGCCGGGAACGACTGGAACCGGGCCTACAAGAAGTCCGCCCGCACCGTGGGCGACGTGATGGGTAAGTACCATCCCCACGGCGACTCGGCCATCTACGACACCCTCGTGCGCATGGCCCAGCCCTTTTCCATGCGCCACGTGCTGGTGGACGGCCAGGGCAACTTCGGATCCATCGACGGCGACTCCGCGGCGGCCATGCGCTACACCGAGGCGCGGCTCTCCCGCCTCGCCAACGAGATGATGGGCGACATCGACCAGGACACGGTGGATTTCGGCCCCAACTACGACGGCAGCATGGAGGAGCCCCTCGTCCTGCCCTCCCGCTTCCCCAACCTGCTGGTGAACGGCTCCCAGGGCATCGCCGTGGGCATGGCCACCAGCATTCCCCCCCACAACCTGCGGGAGTGCTGCCGGGCCCTGATCGACCTGATCGACCAGCCGACCATTGGGCTGGACGGCCTGATGGCCCACATCAAGGGTCCCGACTTCCCCGGCGGTGGCCTCATGCTGGGCACCGAGGGCGTCCTGGACGCCTACCGCACGGGCCGCGGCCGCTGCGTGGTGCGCGCCAAGTCCCACGTCGAGCAGATCCGCCGGGCCGGGGACCGGGAGCAGCTGGTCTTCACCGAACTGCCCTACCAGGTGAACAAGGCCAGCCTCATCGAGAAGATCGCCGAGCTGGTGCGGGAAAAGAAGATCGACGGGATCAGCGACCTGCGGGACGAGTCCGACCGCGAGGGCATCCGCCTGGTGGTCGAGCTGAAGAAGAACGAGCCCAGCGACATCGTGCTGAACCAGCTCTACCAGCAGACGCAGCTCCAGAACAGCTTCCCCATCACCATGCTGGCCATCGTGAACGGCCAGCCCCGCATCTGCACCCTCAAGGAGGTCCTGCAGGAGTTCGTTGGTTTCCGCCGCGAGGTCGTCACCCGCCGGACGCTCTTCCAGTTGAGGAAGGCCGAAGAGCGACACCACGTCCTGATGGGCCTCAAGATCGCCCTGGATCACCTGGATGCCGTCATCAAGCTCATCCGCGGCGCCAAGACCCCCGAGGAAGCCAAGGCCGGCCTCATGGCGGGCGATTTCGCCACCGCCGCGGCGATCAAGAAGGATCCGACACTCTGCCTGTCCGCCGTGCAGGCCCAGGCCATCCTCGACATGCGCCTCCAGCGCCTCACCGGGCTGGAGCGGGAGAAGATCCTCGCGGAACTGGCCGAGCTCGAAAAGCTCATCGCCAAGCTCCAGGCCATCCTGGCCGACGAGTCGCTGCTCCTGAAGGTCATCAAGGAGGAGCTGCAGCAGGTGGCCGACCAGTTCGGCAACGACCGCTGCACCGAGATCACCGGCTACTCCGGCGAGATCCGGATGGAGGACGTGGTTCCCGACGATCCCATGGTCGTCACCATGTCCAAGGCCGGCTACATCAAGCGCACAGACCTCACCGCCTACCGACGCCAGCGCCGGGGCGGGCGGGGCAAGGTGGGCATGAAGACCAAGGACGAGGATTTCGTCGAGCAGCTCTTCATGACCAAGGCCCACGACACCCTGATGGCCTTCACCGACAAGGGGATCGTGTACGCCCTCAAGGTCTACGACCTGCCCGAGGCCGCCGCTTCCACTCGCGGCAAGCACATCCGGAACCTCATCTCCCTCAAGGACGGCGAGAACGTCGTCACCCTGATGGCCCTGCGCGACTTCCCCGAGGGCGAGAACCTGGTGTTCACCACCGCCGATGGGACGATCAAGAAGACCAGCTTGGCGGCCTACGCCAACATCCGCGCCAACGGCCTGATCGCCCTCAATATTGAGGACGGCAACAGCCTCGTGGCGGTCCGCAGGTCCACGGGACAGCAGCAGATCGTCCTGGCCACGGCCCAGGGCAAGGCCATCCGGTTCTCCGAAGAGGACGTCCGCGCCACGGGCCGCGCCACCACCGGCGTGCGGGGCATGAAGCTGGCGAAGGGCGATCACATCGTCGACATGGAAGTGGCGGATCCCCTGCCGGACCTGCCGGAGGGCGTGGAACCCGACGAGAGCACCGCGGACCACGGCATGCTGCTCACCGTCTGCGAGAAGGGCTACGGCAAGCGCAGCCTCCTCCAGGACTACCGGCTTCAGGGCCGCGGCGGCACGGGCGTCATCAACATCCGTGCCGGCGTGCGCAACGGCCAGGTGGTGGGCTTCAAGCTCGTCAAGCCCGGGGAAGGCTGCCTCCTCATCAGCCAGGAGGGGATGGTCATCCGCTTCCTGATCGACGAGGTCCGCAAGACCGGGCGCAATGCCCAGGGCGTGGGGCTGCTCAAGCTCGCCAGCGCCGAGGATCGCGTCGTGGGCCTCGCCAAGATCGACGCCAGCGCCATGGCCCTGGACGAGGAGGAAGACCTGAATGGGGAAGCCGTCGTCCATCCCGGCCCCGACGAGGGCGGGGAACAGCCGCGCCTCGACCTGTAG
- the gyrB gene encoding DNA topoisomerase (ATP-hydrolyzing) subunit B, which produces MSEEVLSARVHTPQESDSYTADNITVLRDLEAVRKRPGMYIGDTDDGSGLHHMVYEVVDNAIDEALAGFCTRVDVVLHGDGSCSVEDNGRGIPVDIHKEEGRSAAEVIMTVLHAGGKFDNTSTEGKNAYKVSGGLHGVGVSCVNALSAKLWLTVWKEGQEHAMTFSQGKADAPLRMVGPTARRGTRVRFQPDPEVFNNILDFSFETLSQRLRELSYLNQGVHIRITDERTGDTHDFMNAGGISAFVEHLNRNKAPLHKPPIFIKDEKQDTTVEVALQWNDSYQETLYCFTNNIRNRDGGAHLEGFRAAMTRVINSYAEKNNLLKSAKVTLSGEDVREGLTAVISAKVPDPKFSSQTKDKLVSSEVKGIVQTIVYEKLSSFFEENPREAKTILEKAIEAARAREAARKARELTRRKGALDGGGLPGKLADCQEKDPALSEIFLVEGDSAGGSAKQGRHRATQAILPLKGKVLNVEKARFDKILSHNELRVLIQALGTGIGKEEFKVENLRYHKIVLMTDADVDGSHIRTLLLTFFYRQMPELVERGHLFIAQPPLYKVKKGKTEKYLKDERALEEFLFQKALDGWTLSLPDGTEHKGATLVREMKKWGEVQQLYGKLERRGYARPLVDALLGAGLLEADRFASPEALMALSDVITKQKLGTCELETIEAVERPAEGEEAAFTIPASHRLRVVRLHLSRPITLWIDSIVAHWGEFRRLAALQVELAGFRGGELRLRRLKDIKEGAKEEEAEEGPTKLGKEQVFTDPEAMLAMVLEEGKRGLGIQRYKGLGEMNPEQLWETTMDPERRTLLQVRVDDAVEADEIFTILMGDAVEPRRRFIETNALLAENIDI; this is translated from the coding sequence ATGTCCGAAGAAGTCCTCAGCGCACGCGTCCACACCCCCCAGGAATCCGATAGCTACACTGCCGACAACATCACGGTTCTGAGAGACCTCGAGGCCGTCCGCAAGCGGCCCGGCATGTACATCGGCGACACCGACGACGGCAGCGGCCTCCACCACATGGTCTACGAGGTGGTGGACAACGCCATCGACGAGGCCCTGGCCGGCTTCTGCACGCGCGTCGACGTGGTGCTCCACGGCGACGGGAGCTGCAGCGTCGAGGACAACGGCCGCGGCATTCCCGTGGACATCCACAAGGAAGAGGGCCGCAGCGCGGCGGAAGTGATCATGACGGTCCTTCACGCCGGCGGAAAATTCGACAACACCAGCACCGAAGGGAAGAACGCCTATAAGGTCTCCGGCGGCCTCCACGGCGTCGGCGTGTCCTGCGTGAATGCCCTGTCGGCCAAGCTGTGGCTGACGGTCTGGAAGGAGGGCCAGGAACACGCCATGACCTTCTCCCAGGGCAAGGCCGACGCGCCCTTGCGGATGGTGGGACCCACGGCCCGGCGCGGGACGCGGGTGCGGTTCCAGCCGGATCCGGAGGTCTTCAACAACATCCTCGACTTCAGCTTCGAGACGCTCAGCCAGCGGCTGCGCGAATTGAGCTACCTGAACCAGGGCGTCCACATCCGCATCACGGACGAGCGCACCGGCGACACCCACGACTTCATGAACGCCGGCGGGATCAGCGCCTTCGTGGAGCACCTGAACCGGAACAAGGCCCCCCTCCACAAGCCCCCGATCTTCATCAAGGACGAGAAGCAGGACACCACCGTGGAGGTGGCGCTCCAGTGGAACGACTCCTACCAGGAGACCCTCTACTGCTTCACGAACAACATCCGGAACCGCGACGGAGGCGCCCACCTGGAGGGCTTCCGCGCGGCCATGACCCGCGTCATCAACAGCTACGCGGAGAAGAACAACCTCCTCAAGAGCGCCAAGGTGACCCTCTCCGGCGAGGACGTCCGCGAGGGCCTGACGGCGGTCATCAGCGCCAAGGTCCCCGATCCCAAGTTTTCCAGCCAGACCAAGGACAAACTGGTCTCGTCGGAAGTGAAGGGCATCGTCCAGACCATCGTCTACGAGAAGCTCTCCAGCTTCTTCGAGGAGAATCCCCGCGAGGCCAAGACCATCCTGGAGAAGGCCATCGAGGCCGCCCGCGCCCGCGAGGCGGCCCGCAAGGCCCGCGAGCTGACCCGGCGCAAGGGAGCCCTCGACGGGGGCGGTCTGCCGGGCAAGCTGGCGGACTGCCAGGAGAAGGATCCGGCCCTGTCCGAGATCTTCCTGGTGGAGGGCGATTCCGCCGGCGGCAGCGCCAAGCAGGGCCGCCACCGGGCCACCCAGGCCATCCTGCCCCTCAAGGGCAAGGTGCTGAACGTGGAGAAGGCCCGCTTCGACAAGATCCTCAGCCACAACGAGCTGCGCGTCCTCATCCAGGCGCTGGGCACGGGCATCGGCAAGGAGGAGTTCAAGGTCGAGAACCTCCGCTACCACAAGATCGTGCTGATGACCGACGCGGACGTGGACGGATCCCACATCCGCACCCTGCTGCTGACCTTCTTCTACCGGCAGATGCCCGAACTGGTGGAGCGCGGCCACCTCTTCATCGCGCAGCCGCCCCTCTACAAGGTGAAGAAGGGCAAGACGGAGAAGTATCTGAAGGACGAGCGGGCCCTGGAGGAGTTCCTCTTCCAGAAGGCCCTGGACGGCTGGACCCTCAGCTTGCCGGACGGCACGGAGCACAAGGGGGCCACCCTGGTCCGCGAGATGAAGAAGTGGGGCGAGGTCCAGCAGCTCTACGGCAAGCTGGAGCGGCGCGGCTACGCCCGGCCCCTGGTGGACGCCCTCCTGGGCGCGGGTCTACTGGAGGCGGACCGCTTCGCCAGTCCCGAGGCCCTGATGGCGCTTTCCGACGTCATCACAAAGCAGAAGCTGGGCACGTGCGAACTGGAGACCATCGAGGCCGTGGAGCGCCCGGCCGAAGGCGAAGAGGCGGCCTTCACGATTCCCGCCAGCCACCGCCTGCGAGTGGTGCGCCTCCACCTCAGCCGTCCCATCACCCTGTGGATCGACAGCATCGTGGCCCACTGGGGCGAGTTCCGCCGCCTGGCGGCCCTCCAGGTCGAACTGGCGGGCTTCCGCGGGGGCGAACTCCGCCTGCGCCGGCTCAAGGACATCAAGGAAGGCGCGAAGGAGGAAGAGGCCGAGGAGGGTCCCACCAAGCTCGGCAAGGAGCAGGTGTTCACCGATCCCGAGGCCATGCTGGCCATGGTCCTCGAAGAGGGCAAGCGGGGCCTGGGCATCCAGCGCTACAAGGGCCTGGGCGAGATGAATCCCGAGCAGCTGTGGGAGACCACCATGGATCCGGAGCGCCGCACCCTGCTGCAGGTGCGGGTGGACGACGCGGTCGAAGCCGACGAGATCTTCACCATCCTCATGGGCGATGCCGTGGAACCCCGGCGCCGCTTCATCGAGACCAACGCCCTCCTCGCGGAGAACATCGACATCTAA
- the dnaN gene encoding DNA polymerase III subunit beta, translating to MNLQLQVSKDRLDRTLGILRHALDRRVTLPILQHIHVDVRPKEVVLKATDMELAFEATVPGEGQGEWTMAVPGKKFIETVRVFPEGILSLECPDAGGRLWLRAKGMNSEHNIQPGEGFPELPGPGKDLPVVKIPVLRFKRAIQLGSISVSKDATKPTLSAVLLHLSKHHVRVVSTDGFRLAVAEVPCDTQLKDEVRLIVPKRALDLIPTLLGDEGEVELCWDGTTLYLDQPGLKFSTRLVTGNYPAYEKVLPAELPKRVIMDREVFLRTLRFVGLKKDDYNKNVRLFYEFPNLRTVFQHPDEGVNQATLPFTGEEHPFELAFNIDYLTELLERLPGEEVVYQFKDEVGQGVFMSPSLEDFSFRYVLMPVRFANSATA from the coding sequence ATGAATCTTCAGTTACAGGTTTCCAAGGATCGTCTGGATCGAACCCTGGGGATTCTCAGACACGCCCTGGATCGCCGGGTCACCCTTCCGATCCTTCAGCACATCCATGTGGACGTGCGGCCCAAGGAAGTGGTCCTGAAGGCCACGGACATGGAGCTGGCCTTCGAGGCCACGGTTCCGGGCGAAGGCCAAGGCGAATGGACCATGGCCGTCCCCGGGAAGAAGTTCATCGAAACCGTGCGGGTGTTCCCCGAAGGCATCCTCAGCCTCGAATGCCCCGATGCCGGTGGCCGGCTGTGGCTGCGGGCCAAGGGAATGAACTCCGAGCACAACATCCAGCCCGGTGAGGGCTTCCCTGAACTGCCCGGCCCAGGCAAGGACCTGCCGGTGGTCAAGATCCCAGTGCTCCGCTTCAAGCGCGCCATTCAGCTCGGTTCGATTTCCGTCAGCAAGGACGCCACCAAGCCCACGCTGTCCGCGGTGCTTCTGCACCTCTCCAAGCACCACGTCAGGGTGGTCTCCACCGACGGGTTCCGTCTCGCCGTGGCCGAGGTGCCCTGCGACACCCAGCTCAAGGACGAGGTCCGCCTCATCGTCCCCAAGCGCGCCCTGGACCTGATTCCCACGCTGCTGGGCGACGAAGGCGAAGTCGAGCTGTGCTGGGACGGGACGACCCTCTACCTCGACCAGCCGGGGCTGAAGTTCAGCACCCGCCTCGTGACCGGCAACTACCCGGCCTACGAGAAGGTCCTGCCCGCCGAACTGCCCAAGCGCGTGATCATGGACCGCGAGGTCTTCCTCCGCACCCTCCGGTTCGTGGGCCTGAAGAAGGACGACTACAACAAGAACGTGCGCCTGTTCTACGAATTCCCCAACCTCCGGACGGTCTTCCAGCACCCGGACGAGGGCGTCAACCAGGCCACGCTGCCCTTCACGGGCGAAGAACACCCCTTCGAGCTGGCCTTCAACATCGACTACCTCACGGAGCTGCTGGAGCGGCTGCCCGGCGAGGAAGTCGTCTACCAGTTCAAGGACGAAGTGGGGCAGGGGGTCTTCATGTCCCCCAGCCTTGAGGATTTCAGCTTCCGGTACGTGCTCATGCCCGTCCGTTTCGCCAACAGCGCGACGGCCTAG
- the dnaA gene encoding chromosomal replication initiator protein DnaA, whose product MRSADPAALWDTIRLGLSKQLPEASFKEWIAPCEPQRVDNGTLWIRVPSAAAKLWIEQQLPEEFNDALAQGGLADLRLVFHVDGTPAAPKSAARKSPAATGNGAAEAAPISFPHLFNRYTLDRFVVGPGSQLAFAAAKAVVDNYGKAATPLSLNPLFLYGGAGLGKTHLMVGIGKGLLARNPKLRVAYLKVDNFFNELTVAIKAKNTEPMRKKYQQNDVLLLDDVQTLGKMERTQEEIFYILEYLLQHGKQIVLTSDKPPQRLEGCHERLITRFKWGLTADIQPPDFETRIAILKKKLEDADFKNVPPIPDDVLTFIAHKAKGSVRDLEGFLTRIIFQASLIGIPPTLELAHAAFQGQSGEEPTAAIPPDRIYRMTAETFNVSLVDLMKKRSRQQAILLPRQVAMYLAREIASTPFTDIGRAFNMHHSTVMNAIDSVRERMKRDSEFHRMVQALLNSIH is encoded by the coding sequence ATGCGATCCGCCGATCCCGCCGCCCTCTGGGACACCATCCGGCTCGGCCTCTCGAAGCAGCTCCCCGAAGCCAGCTTCAAGGAATGGATCGCGCCCTGCGAACCCCAGCGGGTGGACAACGGAACCCTGTGGATCCGCGTCCCCAGCGCCGCCGCGAAACTCTGGATCGAGCAGCAGCTTCCGGAGGAGTTCAACGACGCCCTGGCCCAGGGCGGCCTGGCGGACCTGCGGCTGGTCTTCCACGTGGATGGAACCCCGGCCGCCCCGAAATCCGCGGCGCGAAAGAGCCCCGCCGCGACCGGGAACGGGGCCGCGGAGGCCGCGCCGATCTCCTTCCCGCACCTGTTCAACCGCTACACCCTCGATCGCTTCGTCGTCGGCCCCGGCAGCCAGCTGGCCTTCGCAGCGGCCAAGGCCGTGGTGGACAACTACGGGAAGGCCGCCACGCCGCTCAGCCTGAATCCCCTGTTCCTCTACGGCGGGGCCGGGCTGGGAAAGACCCACCTCATGGTGGGAATCGGAAAGGGGCTCCTGGCGCGGAATCCCAAGCTGCGGGTGGCCTACCTCAAGGTGGACAACTTCTTCAACGAGCTCACGGTGGCCATCAAGGCCAAGAACACCGAGCCCATGCGGAAGAAGTACCAGCAGAACGACGTGCTGCTGCTCGACGACGTCCAGACCCTCGGCAAGATGGAGCGCACGCAAGAGGAGATCTTCTACATCCTGGAATACCTCCTCCAGCACGGGAAACAGATCGTCCTCACGTCCGACAAGCCGCCGCAGCGCCTGGAGGGCTGCCACGAGCGGCTCATCACCCGCTTCAAGTGGGGCCTGACCGCGGACATCCAGCCCCCGGACTTCGAGACGCGGATCGCCATCCTGAAGAAAAAGCTGGAGGACGCGGACTTCAAGAACGTCCCGCCCATTCCGGACGACGTGCTGACCTTCATCGCCCACAAGGCCAAGGGCAGCGTCCGAGACCTCGAGGGCTTCCTCACCCGGATCATATTCCAGGCGAGCCTCATCGGCATCCCGCCCACCCTGGAGCTCGCCCATGCCGCGTTCCAAGGGCAGAGCGGGGAAGAACCCACCGCCGCCATCCCGCCGGACCGGATCTACCGGATGACCGCGGAGACCTTCAACGTCTCCCTGGTGGACCTGATGAAGAAGCGGTCGCGGCAGCAGGCGATCCTCCTTCCGCGGCAGGTGGCCATGTATCTGGCCCGGGAAATCGCGTCGACGCCCTTCACCGACATCGGGCGGGCTTTCAACATGCACCACTCCACGGTGATGAATGCCATCGATTCCGTGCGGGAACGGATGAAGCGCGATTCGGAATTCCACAGGATGGTCCAGGCTCTCCTCAACAGCATTCATTGA
- the rpmH gene encoding 50S ribosomal protein L34, translating to MKRTFQPNNRRRAKTHGFLSRMKTKNGRLVLKRRRAKGRHVLAV from the coding sequence ATGAAGCGCACGTTTCAGCCCAACAACCGCCGCCGCGCGAAGACCCACGGCTTCCTGAGCCGCATGAAGACCAAGAACGGCCGCCTGGTGCTGAAGCGCCGCCGGGCCAAGGGCCGCCACGTCCTGGCGGTCTGA
- a CDS encoding ribonuclease P protein component, producing MIFKGRFRTVRQKDHAVPTPLPRPLLGPQAYLDIRAWRHRGGLAEAGPLLLVTSPRKTGSAVQRNRFRRRVRMAFLGLSDQLAGRPWIVWVRPGRTSPPLDRLAFRDIEGQLELALRRLPATDTP from the coding sequence ATGATCTTCAAGGGCCGATTCCGCACGGTCCGGCAGAAGGACCATGCGGTGCCCACGCCCCTGCCCCGGCCCCTTCTGGGGCCGCAGGCGTATCTGGACATCCGGGCCTGGCGCCATCGGGGCGGACTCGCCGAAGCGGGTCCGCTCCTGCTGGTGACGTCTCCCCGGAAGACCGGCAGCGCCGTCCAGCGCAATCGCTTTCGCCGTCGCGTGCGGATGGCCTTTCTGGGCCTTTCCGATCAGCTCGCCGGCCGCCCCTGGATCGTCTGGGTGAGACCCGGCCGGACCTCCCCGCCCCTCGACCGCCTCGCCTTCCGGGACATCGAAGGTCAGCTTGAGCTGGCTCTGCGCCGCCTCCCCGCCACGGACACGCCATGA
- a CDS encoding YidC/Oxa1 family insertase periplasmic-domain containing protein has protein sequence MKNRNILLFVLGSAILLAGQFWLTSRYAKPLPPSAVPTAESKAPAAAPIQPVAPAVAQASGAAPVVDPTLTHTLTTADLRLTWQVATGALKQAMWVEDGTPFFPETFGGLGAFQGESFRTVREEKSAEGTTVVFENGAGDRLAYAVPAKGLVIRVEGASSRNASLLLVASPATDVPVQHLGRVFTVKEKGVDAVTWADMLHDPFFSFVGAKRKVLPPTSDRLGLDAGLEKDSKHQRNHYFAALWKLPRLAGRDAAGYELLPENGRLSASLYLGPKQAEPLAAFEKPFTQVIDYGFFGAVAHLLFWILQKVHALVGNWGWAIVLFTVIIRGATWHLNTKQTVSMLRMKDFEPHQKAIQAKYEKFGSDMTKKAEMQKELMELYKKNGHNPMGGCLPMLLQMPIFLALWSMLNAVFELRHAPFFGWIVDLSARDPYYIFPVLMGVSMFAQQYITPAVGDPAQRKMMLVLMPAMMTFFFAQSPAGLVIYYFVFNLIGLIQTWWIMRSYQPQPIKV, from the coding sequence ATGAAAAACCGCAACATCCTTCTGTTCGTGCTCGGCAGCGCGATCCTGCTCGCGGGCCAGTTCTGGCTCACGTCCCGGTACGCCAAGCCGCTGCCCCCTTCCGCGGTGCCCACGGCGGAGAGCAAGGCCCCCGCGGCTGCGCCCATCCAGCCGGTCGCTCCCGCGGTCGCCCAGGCTTCGGGCGCGGCGCCCGTGGTGGATCCGACCCTGACCCACACCCTGACCACCGCCGACCTGCGCCTCACCTGGCAGGTGGCCACGGGCGCGCTGAAGCAGGCGATGTGGGTCGAGGACGGAACGCCCTTCTTTCCTGAGACGTTCGGCGGCCTGGGAGCCTTCCAGGGCGAAAGCTTCCGGACCGTGCGCGAAGAGAAGAGCGCCGAGGGCACGACCGTGGTGTTCGAGAACGGTGCCGGCGATCGCCTGGCCTACGCGGTGCCCGCCAAGGGCCTGGTGATTCGTGTGGAGGGCGCTTCGTCCCGCAACGCGTCCCTCCTGCTGGTGGCGAGCCCCGCCACCGACGTGCCCGTCCAGCACCTGGGCCGCGTCTTCACCGTCAAGGAGAAGGGCGTGGACGCCGTCACCTGGGCGGACATGCTGCACGATCCGTTCTTCAGCTTCGTGGGGGCCAAGCGCAAGGTGCTTCCTCCCACCTCCGACCGGCTGGGCCTCGACGCCGGGCTGGAGAAGGACAGCAAGCATCAGCGGAACCATTATTTCGCCGCGCTGTGGAAGCTGCCCCGCCTGGCGGGTCGGGATGCGGCCGGCTACGAGCTCCTCCCGGAAAACGGTCGGCTGTCGGCGTCCCTCTATCTGGGGCCCAAGCAGGCCGAGCCGCTGGCCGCCTTCGAGAAGCCCTTCACCCAGGTCATCGACTACGGCTTTTTCGGCGCCGTGGCGCACCTGCTGTTCTGGATCCTGCAGAAGGTCCATGCGCTGGTGGGCAACTGGGGCTGGGCGATCGTCCTGTTCACCGTGATCATCCGCGGCGCGACCTGGCACCTGAACACCAAGCAGACCGTCTCCATGCTGCGCATGAAGGACTTCGAGCCGCACCAGAAGGCCATCCAGGCCAAGTACGAGAAGTTCGGCAGCGACATGACGAAGAAGGCCGAGATGCAGAAGGAGCTCATGGAGCTCTACAAGAAGAACGGGCACAACCCCATGGGCGGCTGCCTGCCCATGCTGCTGCAGATGCCCATCTTCCTGGCCCTCTGGTCCATGCTCAACGCGGTCTTCGAACTGCGCCACGCCCCCTTCTTCGGGTGGATCGTGGACCTCTCCGCGCGGGACCCCTACTACATCTTCCCAGTCCTGATGGGCGTCTCCATGTTCGCCCAGCAGTACATCACCCCCGCCGTCGGCGATCCCGCCCAGCGCAAGATGATGCTGGTCCTCATGCCCGCCATGATGACCTTCTTCTTCGCCCAGAGCCCCGCGGGGCTGGTGATCTACTACTTCGTGTTCAACCTGATCGGCCTCATCCAGACCTGGTGGATCATGCGGTCCTACCAGCCCCAGCCCATCAAGGTCTAG